From Nicotiana tabacum cultivar K326 chromosome 20, ASM71507v2, whole genome shotgun sequence, one genomic window encodes:
- the LOC107795649 gene encoding mannose-P-dolichol utilization defect 1 protein homolog 2: MVELKFLGMDFGCALGSLSKGEFPETDCLLPLISKLLGYAIVAASTTVKLPQILKILQHKSVRGLSVVAFELELIGYTIALAYCLHKGLPFSAFGEYAFLLIQAIILVAVIYYFSQPLGMKTWMKPLLYCAVAPTILAGQIDPVLFEALYASQHAIFLFARIPQIWKNFQNRSTGELSFLTFFMNFAGSMVRVFTSLQEKAPMSVALGSALGVLMNGTILSQIIIYQKPTPQKEKKRD, translated from the exons ATGGTAGAATTAAAGTTTCTTGGTATGGACTTTGGTTGTGCACTTGGATCCCTTAGCAAAGGTGAATTCCCAGAAACAGATTGTTTGCTTCCTTTAATATCCAAGCTATTGGGATATGCCATTGTTGCTGCCTCCACTACTGTTAAACTTCCTCAG ATACTTAAAATTTTGCAACACAAAAGTGTTAGAGGACTTAGCGTTGTGGCCTTTGAACTTGAACTAATTGGTTATACCATTGCTTTGGCATATTGTCTTCACAAAGGGCTTCCATTTTCAGCTTTTGGCGAGTATGCTTTTCTTTTGATCCAAG CTATAATTTTGGTTGCAGTTATCTACTATTTTTCTCAACCTTTGGGAATGAAGACATGGATGAAACCATTACT ATATTGTGCTGTTGCACCGACTATTTTGGCAGGTCAAATTGATCCCGTTCTTTTCGAGGCTCTATAT GCTTCCCAACATGCAATCTTTCTCTTTGCAAGGATTCCGCAGATATGGAAGAACTTTCAG AACAGAAGTACTGGCGAGCTGAGCTTTTTGACCTTTTTTATGAACTTTGCCGGTTCCATGG TTAGAGTTTTTACCAGCCTCCAGGAAAAAGCTCCCATGAGCG TTGCCTTGGGATCTGCACTTGGTGTACTGATGAATGGTACCATCTTGAGTCAAATTATCATATATCAAAAGCCGACGCCtcagaaagagaaaaagagagattAG